Proteins encoded in a region of the Anopheles aquasalis chromosome 2, idAnoAquaMG_Q_19, whole genome shotgun sequence genome:
- the LOC126573503 gene encoding serine/threonine-protein phosphatase Pgam5, mitochondrial isoform X2, translating into MGAWSRFMSKKFVAATAIGVSGVAGYWFSTNSAERHTVFNSFTTNYEPSACARWDFNWDHREPSSLVKPLKDSENKEAEKDHKNAMEKKKGRATRHLILVRHGQYNLDGETDAECILTELGRRQASATGERLKKLELPYDTIVRSTMARAQETGKIVGLWLPDVKVKDCCLLEEGAPIPPEPPVGHWRPEASFFQDGARIESAFRKYFYRADASQEKDSYTVIVCHANVIRYFVCRALQVPAEAWLRISLGHASISWVSIYPSGRVSLRTLGDCGHMPKELLTR; encoded by the exons ATGGGCGCGTGGAGTAGATTTATGTCTAAAAAGTTTGTTGCTGCCACGGCCATCGGCGTTAGTGGAGTCGCCGGTTACTGGTTCTCCACGAATTCAGCGGAACGGCACACCGTATTCAATTCGTTTACCACCAATTACGAGCCATCCGCTTGTGCCCGCTGGGACTTTAACTGGGATCA CCGTGAACCATCGAGCCTCGTGAAACCGCTGAAGGACAGTGAGAATAAGGAGGCCGAGAAAGACCACAAAAATGcgatggaaaagaagaaaggtcGTGCGACCCGGCATTTGATTCTGGTGCGGCACGGCCAGTACAATCTGGACGGTGAAACCGATGCCGAATGCATACTGACCGAGCTCGGTCGTAGGCAAGCATCGGCAACCGGAGAGAGGTTGAAGAAGCTCGAGTTGCCCTACGATACCATCGTACGCTCGACGATGGCTCGTGCTCAAGAAACGGGCAAAATCGTCGGCCTTTGGTTGCCGGATGTTAAAGTGAAAGACTGCTGTTTGCTAGAAGAAGGTGCACCGataccaccggaaccaccagtTGGCCACTGGCGCCCTGAAGCATCG TTCTTTCAAGACGGTGCCCGCATTGAGAGCGCATTTCGGAAGTATTTTTACCGGGCCGATGCTTCACAGGAAAAGGACTCGTACACGGTCATCGTGTGTCATGCCAACGTGATACGATATTTCGTGTGCCGCGCGCTACAGGTGCCCGCCGAGGCATGGCTCCGTATTTCGCTAGGCCATGCGTCCATTTCGTGGGTCTCGATATACCCTAGTGGTCGCGTGTCGCTCCGTACACTCGGTGACTGTGGGCATATGCCGAAGGAACTTCTCACGCGATAA
- the LOC126573503 gene encoding serine/threonine-protein phosphatase Pgam5, mitochondrial isoform X1: MGAWSRFMSKKFVAATAIGVSGVAGYWFSTNSAERHTVFNSFTTNYEPSACARWDFNWDHREPSSLVKPLKDSENKEAEKDHKNAMEKKKGRATRHLILVRHGQYNLDGETDAECILTELGRRQASATGERLKKLELPYDTIVRSTMARAQETGKIVGLWLPDVKVKDCCLLEEGAPIPPEPPVGHWRPEASQFFQDGARIESAFRKYFYRADASQEKDSYTVIVCHANVIRYFVCRALQVPAEAWLRISLGHASISWVSIYPSGRVSLRTLGDCGHMPKELLTR, from the exons ATGGGCGCGTGGAGTAGATTTATGTCTAAAAAGTTTGTTGCTGCCACGGCCATCGGCGTTAGTGGAGTCGCCGGTTACTGGTTCTCCACGAATTCAGCGGAACGGCACACCGTATTCAATTCGTTTACCACCAATTACGAGCCATCCGCTTGTGCCCGCTGGGACTTTAACTGGGATCA CCGTGAACCATCGAGCCTCGTGAAACCGCTGAAGGACAGTGAGAATAAGGAGGCCGAGAAAGACCACAAAAATGcgatggaaaagaagaaaggtcGTGCGACCCGGCATTTGATTCTGGTGCGGCACGGCCAGTACAATCTGGACGGTGAAACCGATGCCGAATGCATACTGACCGAGCTCGGTCGTAGGCAAGCATCGGCAACCGGAGAGAGGTTGAAGAAGCTCGAGTTGCCCTACGATACCATCGTACGCTCGACGATGGCTCGTGCTCAAGAAACGGGCAAAATCGTCGGCCTTTGGTTGCCGGATGTTAAAGTGAAAGACTGCTGTTTGCTAGAAGAAGGTGCACCGataccaccggaaccaccagtTGGCCACTGGCGCCCTGAAGCATCG CAGTTCTTTCAAGACGGTGCCCGCATTGAGAGCGCATTTCGGAAGTATTTTTACCGGGCCGATGCTTCACAGGAAAAGGACTCGTACACGGTCATCGTGTGTCATGCCAACGTGATACGATATTTCGTGTGCCGCGCGCTACAGGTGCCCGCCGAGGCATGGCTCCGTATTTCGCTAGGCCATGCGTCCATTTCGTGGGTCTCGATATACCCTAGTGGTCGCGTGTCGCTCCGTACACTCGGTGACTGTGGGCATATGCCGAAGGAACTTCTCACGCGATAA
- the LOC126573506 gene encoding myophilin yields the protein MSTNRAPKSGFAAEAQRKINSKYSEELAAECLEWIKEVTGEPINTSGDMDNFYEVLKDGTVLCTLVNAIEAGTVKKVNTSKMAFKCMENISAFLEAAIKFGVPPQETFQSVDLWERQNLNSVVICIQSLGRKAGKYGKPSIGPKEADKNERQFSDEQLRAGQTVISLQYGSNKGATQSGINFGNTRHM from the exons ATGTCGACCAACCGTGCCCCGAAATCCGGATTTGCCGCCGAAGCGCAGCGAAAG ATCAACTCCAAGTACAGCGAGGAGCTAGCGGCCGAATGTCTGGAATGGATCAAGGAGGTTACCGGCGAACCCATCAACACGTCCGGTGATATGGACAACTTCTACGAGGTGCTGAAGGACGGTACGGTGCTGTGTACGCTCGTTAACGCGATCGAGGCCGGCACGGTGAAGAAGGTCAACACGAGCAAGATGGCGTTCAAGTGCATGGAGAACATTTCCGCCTTCCTCGAGGCGGCCATCAAGTTCGGCGTGCCGCCACAGGAAACGTTCCAGAGCGTGGATCTGTGGGAGCGACAGAACCTGAACTCGGTCGTCATCTGCATCCAATCGCTCGGCCGGAAGGCGGGCAAGTACGGCAAACCCTCGATCGGCCCGAAGGAGGCGGACAAGAACGAGCGCCAGTTCAGCGATGAGCAGCTGCGGGCCGGCCAGACCGTCATCTCGCTGCAGTACGGCTCGAACAAGGGTGCCACCCAGAGCGGCATCAACTTCGGCAACACTAGACACATGTAA